The following proteins are co-located in the Acidimicrobiia bacterium genome:
- a CDS encoding DUF2332 domain-containing protein: MRTVDETDRAAGAVRSRLAALARDQARSFDLLGSPFYRDLYAPVADDIEAGGPSLELLAPLVDEPFGRTLGMRLLGGVHRLVLEGEVPELAAHYPSVGGDGDAEAAWPVFRELLETRPEQLAGYLRRAPQTNEVGRCAALTAGFLRIAASTGRPLRLLELGASGGLNLRFDRYWYSDGELGFGDERSPVRFVDLYDGAIPDFGADCRVTERRGCDPHPVDPTTEDGRLTLLSYVWPDQHQRFELLRHALDVAGDFPVTVDEAGASEWLEQRLAEWRDGTTTVVFHSVVWGYLAEREQARVWELLDAAGMRATADSPLAWLRLEPTAYTEHAELWCTTWPGNDERMLATSGFHLGRVNWLVH; this comes from the coding sequence GTGAGGACGGTCGACGAGACGGACAGGGCGGCGGGCGCCGTGCGGTCCCGCCTCGCGGCACTCGCCCGCGACCAGGCCCGGTCCTTCGATCTTCTCGGCTCACCGTTCTACCGCGACCTCTACGCACCCGTCGCCGACGACATCGAGGCGGGCGGGCCGTCGCTCGAGCTCCTCGCGCCCCTCGTCGACGAGCCCTTCGGGCGAACTCTCGGCATGCGACTCCTCGGCGGCGTCCACCGCCTGGTCCTCGAGGGTGAGGTCCCCGAACTGGCGGCCCACTACCCGTCGGTCGGCGGCGACGGCGACGCCGAGGCGGCCTGGCCCGTGTTCCGGGAGCTCCTCGAGACACGGCCCGAACAGCTCGCCGGCTACCTCCGCCGGGCCCCCCAGACGAACGAGGTCGGCCGCTGCGCCGCCCTCACGGCCGGCTTCCTGCGCATCGCCGCGTCGACCGGCCGCCCCCTACGACTCCTCGAGCTCGGGGCCAGCGGCGGGCTGAACCTGCGCTTCGACCGCTACTGGTACTCCGACGGTGAGCTCGGTTTCGGTGACGAGCGCTCACCCGTGCGCTTCGTCGACCTCTACGACGGCGCCATTCCCGACTTCGGCGCCGACTGCCGCGTCACCGAGCGGCGCGGCTGCGACCCGCACCCCGTCGACCCGACCACGGAGGACGGGCGGCTCACACTTCTCTCCTACGTGTGGCCCGACCAGCATCAGCGCTTCGAGCTCCTGCGCCACGCACTCGACGTGGCCGGCGACTTCCCGGTCACGGTCGACGAGGCCGGCGCTTCCGAGTGGCTCGAGCAACGCCTGGCGGAATGGCGTGACGGAACCACGACGGTCGTGTTCCACTCCGTCGTCTGGGGCTATCTCGCCGAGCGGGAACAGGCGCGGGTGTGGGAGCTGCTCGACGCCGCGGGCATGCGCGCGACGGCCGACTCGCCACTCGCATGGCTCCGCCTGGAGCCCACGGCCTACACCGAGCACGCGGAGCTGTGGTGCACGACGTGGCCCGGAAACGACGAGCGGATGCTCGCCACCAGCGGGTTCCATCTGGGTCGTGTCAACTGGTTGGTTCACTGA
- a CDS encoding HIT family protein yields the protein MPSVFTRIIDGELPGRFVHTDERCVAFLSIAPLQPGHTLVVPREEIDHWIDLPEDLAAHLMVVARRIGRAQQRVFAPARVGMMIAGMEVPHTHLHVLPIGAEADMHFENADTSPSDEMMDDAHRRIREALGATAS from the coding sequence ATGCCGAGCGTCTTCACGCGGATCATCGACGGGGAGCTTCCGGGCCGGTTCGTGCACACCGACGAGCGCTGTGTGGCGTTCCTGTCGATCGCCCCGCTGCAACCGGGCCACACGCTCGTGGTTCCCCGCGAGGAGATCGACCACTGGATCGACCTTCCGGAAGACCTGGCCGCGCACCTCATGGTCGTCGCTCGCCGCATCGGCCGTGCCCAGCAGCGGGTGTTCGCTCCGGCGCGCGTGGGAATGATGATCGCCGGGATGGAGGTCCCCCACACCCACCTGCACGTCCTCCCGATCGGCGCCGAGGCCGACATGCACTTCGAGAACGCCGACACGAGCCCGAGCGACGAGATGATGGACGACGCGCACCGGCGCATCCGTGAGGCACTGGGTGCGACCGCTTCGTAG
- a CDS encoding cation diffusion facilitator family transporter — translation MSASGRHRRPLLLAFLLTLTVLVAEAVVGIITGSLALLSDAAHMLTDAVGIGMALAAAQLAMRPSNARHRTFGWYRLEILAALANAVLLLGVAVYVLVEAVRRFGSPEDVDGVPVLIVATIGLAANVVSLRLLRGGSEESLNVRGAYLEVIADTLGSVGAVVAGIVLITTDWPYVDPIVGLAIGLFIVPRTLRLGAQALRILVQAAPPSMDLEAMAGRLEAIEGVVDVHDLHVWTLTSDMEVATAHVMVGGSADTHGVLDQARSLLADEYGIDHATLQVEPDDHEGCDEHGW, via the coding sequence GTGAGCGCCTCCGGCCGGCACCGGCGACCGCTACTTCTGGCGTTCCTCCTCACGCTCACGGTCCTCGTCGCCGAGGCCGTCGTCGGGATCATCACGGGATCGCTGGCGCTGCTGTCGGACGCCGCACACATGCTGACCGACGCCGTGGGCATTGGGATGGCCCTCGCCGCCGCGCAGCTGGCAATGCGCCCGAGCAACGCGCGTCACCGCACGTTCGGCTGGTACCGCCTCGAGATCCTCGCCGCACTCGCCAACGCCGTGCTCCTGCTGGGCGTCGCCGTCTATGTGCTCGTGGAGGCGGTCCGGCGGTTCGGCAGCCCCGAGGACGTCGATGGCGTCCCGGTGCTCATCGTCGCCACGATCGGCCTCGCCGCCAATGTCGTGTCGTTGCGGCTCCTGCGCGGTGGCTCCGAGGAGAGCCTCAACGTGCGCGGCGCCTACCTCGAGGTCATCGCCGACACGCTGGGATCCGTCGGCGCCGTCGTGGCGGGCATCGTGCTGATCACGACGGACTGGCCGTACGTCGACCCCATCGTCGGTCTCGCCATCGGCCTCTTCATCGTGCCGCGCACGCTGCGCCTCGGCGCCCAGGCGCTGCGGATCCTCGTGCAGGCCGCACCCCCGTCGATGGACCTCGAGGCCATGGCGGGCCGCCTGGAGGCCATCGAGGGCGTCGTCGACGTGCACGACCTCCACGTGTGGACGCTGACGTCCGACATGGAGGTGGCCACGGCCCATGTGATGGTGGGCGGCTCGGCCGACACGCACGGCGTTCTCGACCAGGCCCGGTCGCTGCTGGCCGACGAGTACGGCATCGACCACGCCACGCTCCAGGTGGAGCCCGACGACCACGAGGGCTGCGACGAGCACGGCTGGTGA
- a CDS encoding cytochrome c, which produces MQKAPKYAAGPTSAHSRRRRARAAIGTTAVALLLVVAGCGGDDGGGGSSAPEPTGDQANDQGLLDGRELYAANCATCHALDGGGGQGPKLSDGDVAERYPDIADQIDVITNGRGSMPAWGGELSASEIENVARYEREVL; this is translated from the coding sequence ATGCAGAAGGCCCCGAAGTACGCAGCCGGTCCGACCTCGGCGCACTCCCGGAGGCGGCGGGCCCGCGCGGCAATCGGGACGACTGCCGTCGCCCTCCTACTCGTGGTCGCGGGGTGCGGTGGCGACGACGGTGGCGGGGGGAGCAGCGCGCCCGAGCCCACGGGCGACCAGGCAAACGACCAGGGCCTCCTCGACGGCCGCGAGCTCTACGCCGCGAACTGCGCCACGTGCCACGCTCTCGACGGAGGCGGCGGCCAGGGCCCCAAGCTCTCCGACGGCGACGTCGCCGAGCGCTACCCCGACATCGCCGACCAGATCGACGTCATCACCAACGGCAGGGGCTCGATGCCGGCCTGGGGCGGCGAGCTCAGTGCGAGCGAGATCGAGAACGTCGCGCGCTACGAGCGCGAGGTGCTCTGA
- a CDS encoding cation:proton antiporter, translating into MTTEEVLLSVTGIVVLGVAAQWSAWRLRLPSILLLLLGGLLVGPVTGLLDPDELLGDLLFPLVSLSVGLILFEGGLSLDLRELRTTGGVVRNLVSFGAMLTGALVGLSAYVIFDINEKVAALLGAVLVVTGPTVIGPLLRHVRPVRRVGSIARAEGILIDPIGALLALLVFEVVVQEELGEATGAVVTAIVRTFGLGSLIGLAGAFVLAVVLKRFLVPDELTNLVVLGAVIAVFTGADFVQEESGLLAVTVMGLALSNQRTVPTHNLLEFNETLRVLLISGLFILLAARLDTGSMADVVLPGLLFLGVLVVVIRPLVVALSTWRSELGWRERVFLAWLAPRGIVAAAVASIFAIRLAEAGAVEAETILVPVTFLVIIGTIVIYGSTAGWLARRLDLSDSDPQGVLFIGAPRWAVPIAEELLEHEYRVVMVDTDRANVARARLAGVRTYYGSALSERLLEEIDLTGIGRVIALTSNDEVNTLAAEHFARLLGRRETFQLEPADSSVDSRWGPSSHLLARRPFGSHTHAAFEKWHAEGAAIRATRLTEEFDLKALRARYEWGAVPLFLIHEEGNLDVFTEGGGLRAEPGDTVVSLVHPDARGEAERRERAREKREKKAEKVGRATEKAARNGSERSQ; encoded by the coding sequence GTGACGACCGAGGAGGTCCTCCTCAGCGTCACCGGTATCGTCGTACTCGGCGTGGCGGCCCAGTGGTCCGCCTGGCGGTTGCGCCTGCCGAGCATCCTGCTGCTGCTCCTGGGAGGGCTGCTGGTCGGGCCCGTCACCGGCCTGCTCGATCCCGACGAGTTGCTCGGCGATCTGCTGTTCCCCCTCGTGTCGCTCTCGGTCGGGCTCATCCTCTTCGAGGGTGGGCTGAGCCTCGACCTCCGCGAGCTGCGCACGACCGGTGGCGTCGTGCGCAACCTCGTGTCATTCGGCGCAATGCTCACCGGAGCCCTCGTCGGGCTCTCCGCGTACGTGATCTTCGACATCAACGAGAAGGTGGCGGCACTCCTGGGTGCCGTGCTGGTCGTCACCGGCCCGACCGTGATCGGGCCGCTGCTACGCCACGTGCGGCCCGTGCGCCGGGTGGGGTCGATCGCCCGTGCCGAGGGGATCCTCATCGACCCCATCGGGGCTCTCCTGGCGCTGCTCGTGTTCGAGGTCGTCGTCCAGGAGGAGCTGGGCGAGGCGACGGGAGCCGTCGTCACCGCCATCGTCCGCACGTTCGGGCTCGGGAGCCTCATCGGCCTCGCCGGCGCCTTCGTGCTCGCCGTGGTGCTCAAGCGGTTCCTCGTGCCCGACGAGCTCACGAACCTCGTGGTCCTCGGCGCGGTCATCGCGGTGTTCACCGGTGCCGACTTCGTGCAGGAGGAGTCGGGTCTCCTCGCCGTCACCGTGATGGGTTTGGCGCTGTCCAACCAGCGGACGGTCCCGACGCACAACCTGCTCGAGTTCAACGAGACGCTGCGGGTCCTGCTGATCTCGGGGCTGTTCATCCTCCTGGCGGCCCGCCTCGACACCGGCAGCATGGCCGACGTGGTCCTGCCGGGCCTGCTCTTCCTCGGCGTGCTCGTGGTCGTCATCCGGCCGCTCGTCGTGGCGCTGTCGACGTGGCGCTCCGAGCTCGGATGGCGCGAGCGCGTGTTCCTGGCGTGGCTGGCGCCGCGGGGGATCGTCGCGGCGGCGGTGGCGTCGATCTTCGCCATCCGCCTCGCCGAGGCCGGCGCCGTCGAAGCCGAGACCATTCTCGTGCCGGTCACCTTTCTCGTCATCATCGGCACGATCGTCATCTACGGCTCGACCGCTGGTTGGCTCGCACGCAGGCTCGACCTCTCCGACTCCGATCCGCAGGGTGTGCTCTTCATCGGTGCGCCGCGATGGGCCGTCCCCATCGCCGAGGAGCTCCTGGAACACGAGTACCGCGTCGTCATGGTCGACACCGACCGGGCCAACGTTGCGCGTGCACGCCTGGCAGGCGTGCGCACCTACTACGGCAGCGCCCTGTCGGAGCGGCTCCTGGAGGAGATCGACCTCACCGGCATCGGGCGTGTGATCGCCCTGACCTCCAACGACGAGGTCAACACGCTCGCCGCCGAGCACTTCGCGCGTCTGCTCGGTCGCCGGGAGACCTTCCAGCTCGAACCCGCAGATTCGAGCGTCGACAGCCGGTGGGGTCCGTCGTCACACCTGCTCGCCCGCCGACCCTTCGGCTCGCACACGCACGCCGCCTTCGAGAAGTGGCACGCCGAGGGCGCGGCGATCCGCGCCACGAGGTTGACCGAGGAGTTCGACCTGAAGGCCCTGCGCGCCCGCTACGAGTGGGGCGCCGTGCCGTTGTTCCTCATCCACGAGGAGGGAAACCTCGACGTGTTCACCGAAGGCGGTGGCCTGCGGGCCGAACCGGGCGACACCGTCGTGAGCCTCGTGCACCCCGACGCCCGGGGCGAGGCCGAACGCCGCGAACGGGCCAGGGAGAAGCGCGAGAAGAAGGCCGAAAAGGTCGGGCGTGCCACGGAGAAGGCGGCCCGGAACGGTTCCGAGCGCAGTCAGTGA
- a CDS encoding phosphoribosyltransferase family protein: MTTTPGGSDRSELRQQLVAIIRRDGLETRDEPFQLTSGAWSRDYIDGKRALAAGADLALAARAALEALTDAGVEHFDAAGGLTMGADHLSHAIAVVSGARWFSVRKKAKGHGKGQAVEGAVLEPGMAVLLVDDVVTTGGSIQQAFHAVGDTGVDVVAALTLVDRGEVAPAFFADRGVTYVPLATYRDLGIDPVA, from the coding sequence GTGACGACCACACCCGGGGGCTCCGACCGGTCGGAGCTGCGACAACAGCTCGTCGCGATCATCCGCCGGGACGGGCTCGAGACCCGCGACGAGCCGTTCCAGCTCACCTCGGGCGCGTGGAGTCGCGACTACATCGACGGCAAGCGGGCCCTCGCGGCCGGCGCCGACCTGGCCCTCGCCGCACGAGCCGCCCTCGAGGCGCTCACCGACGCCGGTGTCGAGCACTTCGACGCAGCCGGTGGGCTGACCATGGGCGCCGACCACCTCTCGCACGCCATCGCCGTGGTGAGCGGCGCCCGCTGGTTCTCGGTGCGCAAGAAGGCCAAGGGCCACGGCAAGGGCCAGGCCGTGGAGGGTGCGGTGCTGGAGCCCGGCATGGCGGTGCTGCTCGTCGACGACGTCGTCACCACCGGGGGGTCGATCCAGCAGGCGTTCCACGCCGTGGGCGACACGGGCGTCGACGTCGTGGCCGCGCTCACGCTCGTCGACCGCGGCGAGGTGGCCCCGGCGTTCTTCGCCGACCGGGGGGTCACCTACGTGCCGTTGGCCACCTACCGCGATCTGGGGATCGACCCCGTCGCCTGA
- a CDS encoding LLM class flavin-dependent oxidoreductase — translation MAATGPDVERLPSPWFGVFLPQLRMDYATILRRTRVAEEAGFDSVWLMDHMAAPMAPEYDAFEGWTLATALGTATERIRVGHLVLCDAFRHPALLAKMAATLDVVTDGRLELGIGWGSAPAELDTYGFGETTPARRAARLAETLGILEKMFAGETFDHDGEFFRITGGMGRPRPVRGRVPIHIGGAGPTLTMPLVAEHADWWNLPSYAHRKLDELRPLAGPARISVQHPVGLAGSATARDEVHDVAYRRFGKWGGLLTGTPDEVAAPLAGLAASGVEGFVIQFHDFGDEESLRLFMADVAPAVREAAQAPLR, via the coding sequence ATGGCCGCCACCGGACCGGACGTGGAACGACTCCCCTCGCCGTGGTTCGGTGTCTTCCTCCCGCAGCTCCGGATGGACTACGCCACGATCCTGCGCCGCACGCGCGTCGCCGAGGAGGCGGGCTTCGATTCCGTGTGGCTCATGGACCACATGGCCGCGCCGATGGCGCCCGAGTACGACGCCTTCGAGGGGTGGACGCTCGCCACGGCGCTCGGCACCGCGACGGAGCGCATCCGTGTGGGCCACCTGGTGCTGTGCGACGCCTTCCGGCACCCGGCGCTGCTCGCCAAGATGGCCGCGACCCTCGACGTGGTCACCGACGGTCGCCTCGAACTCGGCATCGGCTGGGGGTCCGCACCCGCCGAACTCGACACCTACGGATTCGGCGAGACCACGCCGGCTCGCCGTGCCGCCCGGCTCGCCGAGACGCTCGGCATCCTCGAGAAGATGTTCGCCGGAGAGACCTTCGACCACGACGGCGAGTTCTTCCGGATCACCGGTGGGATGGGGCGCCCCCGTCCGGTCCGGGGCCGGGTCCCGATCCACATCGGGGGTGCGGGCCCGACGCTCACGATGCCGCTCGTCGCCGAGCACGCCGACTGGTGGAACCTCCCGAGCTACGCGCACCGCAAGCTCGACGAGCTCCGACCCCTCGCCGGCCCCGCTCGCATCTCCGTGCAGCACCCGGTCGGCCTCGCCGGGTCGGCCACCGCTCGCGACGAGGTGCACGACGTGGCGTACCGCCGGTTCGGGAAGTGGGGCGGCCTGCTCACCGGTACGCCCGACGAGGTTGCGGCCCCGCTGGCGGGGCTCGCGGCAAGTGGCGTGGAGGGGTTCGTGATCCAGTTCC